Proteins encoded by one window of Odocoileus virginianus isolate 20LAN1187 ecotype Illinois unplaced genomic scaffold, Ovbor_1.2 Unplaced_Contig_22, whole genome shotgun sequence:
- the LOC110142179 gene encoding sperm acrosome-associated protein 5 yields MQVSSTIVVNLVILMAANVEAKIYGRCDLAKKLEAAGLEGFNGYTIGDWLCMAHYESGFDTSFVNHNPDGSSEYGIFQLNSAWWCYNGVTPTENLCHMDCHELLNRHILDDIMCAKEVVSSENGMSAWDSWKQHCYGHDLSEWLRGCHMNAKPNQKIDS; encoded by the exons ATGCAGGTCTCAAGCACTATTGTGGTGAACCTGGTGATCCTGATGGCTGCCAATGTGGAGGCCAAGATCTACGGACGCTGTGACCTGGCAAAGAAGCTGGAAGCGGCAGGCCTTGAGGGCTTCAACGGCTATACCATTGGAGACT GGCTGTGCATGGCACACTATGAGAGTGGCTTTGACACTTCCTTCGTGAACCACAATCCCGATGGCAGCAGCGAATATGGCATTTTCCAGCTGAATTCCGCCTGGTGGTGTTACAATGGTGTTACACCCACCGAGAACCTCTGCCACATGGACTGTCATG AACTGCTCAACCGCCATATTCTGGATGACATTATGTGTGCCAAGGAAGTAGTGTCCTCAGAGAATGGCATGAGTGCTTG GGATTCTTGGAAGCAACACTGTTATGGCCATGATTTATCTGAATGGCTCAGGGGATGTCATATGAATGCAAAACCTAACCAAAAAATTGATTCATGA